In Bacillus sp. DX3.1, the following proteins share a genomic window:
- a CDS encoding tRNA-dihydrouridine synthase, whose amino-acid sequence MIDNFWRDLPRPFFVLAPMEDVTDVVFRHVVSEAGRPDVFFTEFTNSDSYCHPEGMKSVRGRLIFTEDEQPMVAHIWGDNPEYFRQMSIGMAELGFKGIDINMGCPVPNVASRGKGSGLILRPDVAAELIQAAKAGGLPVSVKTRLGYKDVNEWEEWLTHILKQDIANLSIHLRTRKEMSQVDAHWELIPEIKKLRDRIAPNTLLTINGDIPDRQTGLQLAEQYGIDGVMIGRGIFKNPFAFEKEPKEHSSKEYLDLLRLQLDLQDQYAEALPRSITGLHRFFKIYVKGFRGAGELRNQLMNTKSTDEVRALLDNFGKEC is encoded by the coding sequence ATGATAGATAATTTTTGGCGTGATTTACCACGACCATTTTTTGTACTTGCACCAATGGAAGATGTGACAGATGTTGTTTTTCGTCACGTAGTAAGTGAAGCCGGTCGACCGGATGTATTTTTCACAGAGTTTACAAACTCGGATAGCTATTGTCATCCAGAGGGTATGAAAAGTGTGCGTGGCCGTTTGATTTTTACAGAAGATGAACAGCCAATGGTGGCACATATTTGGGGGGATAATCCCGAATATTTCCGTCAAATGAGTATTGGCATGGCAGAGCTAGGATTTAAAGGCATCGATATTAATATGGGCTGCCCTGTACCGAATGTGGCATCGAGAGGGAAAGGTAGTGGCCTTATTCTGCGTCCAGACGTTGCGGCAGAACTTATTCAAGCAGCAAAAGCGGGCGGACTGCCTGTCAGCGTGAAAACACGACTTGGCTATAAGGATGTAAATGAGTGGGAGGAGTGGCTAACGCATATTTTAAAACAGGATATTGCGAACCTTTCTATTCATTTACGTACAAGAAAGGAAATGAGCCAAGTAGATGCGCATTGGGAGCTAATTCCGGAAATCAAAAAATTACGTGACCGTATCGCACCAAATACGCTACTAACAATCAATGGAGACATTCCTGACCGTCAAACTGGGCTGCAGCTTGCTGAACAATATGGTATTGATGGCGTTATGATCGGGCGAGGTATTTTTAAAAATCCTTTTGCTTTTGAAAAAGAGCCAAAAGAGCATAGCAGTAAAGAATACCTTGATCTTTTAAGACTGCAGCTTGATCTTCAAGATCAATATGCGGAAGCACTGCCACGTTCAATCACAGGGCTTCATCGCTTTTTCAAAATTTATGTCAAAGGATTCCGTGGAGCTGGTGAATTAAGAAATCAATTGATGAACACGAAATCAACAGATGAAGTGCGTGCATTGCTTGATAACTTTGGAAAAGAATGTTGA
- a CDS encoding RNA polymerase alpha subunit C-terminal domain-containing protein translates to MTTSKKNLRTCNKGHKYYKSSDCPTCPICEQERKPDNGFLSLLSAPARRALENNGITSIQQLSKFSEKEILQFHGMGPASLPKLRSALMENGLSFKN, encoded by the coding sequence ATGACAACTTCAAAGAAAAATTTAAGGACTTGCAACAAAGGACATAAATACTATAAAAGTAGCGACTGTCCGACCTGCCCGATTTGTGAGCAAGAACGCAAACCTGACAACGGATTTCTTTCACTACTCTCGGCACCAGCCAGACGAGCATTGGAAAACAATGGGATAACTTCTATACAACAGCTATCAAAATTTAGTGAAAAAGAGATTTTGCAATTTCACGGTATGGGACCAGCTTCTTTACCTAAACTTAGGTCTGCTTTGATGGAAAATGGGTTATCATTCAAAAACTAA
- a CDS encoding beta-propeller fold lactonase family protein → MQIMNKYFRASMVYIMTNNEVMNQIIAFYRDMNGMLTFAGSYPTYGRGTGTKEVSTATANDGVDPLAAQGALTLSRDGRFLLAVNAGSNSISSFIITDSGAPVLVDMKPSGGAQPNSVDVFGNLVYVSNVGNAANNFASNITGFRIDTNGRLTPIPKSTHSLSTFNAQPAQVLFTPDGSKILVSELTSNHLSIFHVNKNSTITGPIVNDSYGQGPLGAYFLSSGILLVTEAVSNALSSYSLTNDGILHVISGSVPNGYKTACWVVTTRDERFAYTTNTLSGTISTYRIDPNGALSVVRHITSTPSGTVPGLPIDAGVSKDGRHFYTLNGNQGTVSVFNIQDDGSLVRLQVAVWTDFPYFGSQGLAVL, encoded by the coding sequence ATGCAGATAATGAACAAATATTTTCGTGCGAGTATGGTTTACATTATGACCAATAATGAAGTAATGAATCAAATCATTGCCTTTTACAGGGACATGAATGGTATGCTCACCTTTGCGGGTTCCTACCCAACTTATGGCAGAGGTACTGGTACAAAGGAAGTCTCCACTGCAACAGCAAACGATGGCGTCGATCCCCTTGCCGCACAAGGCGCCCTGACTCTGTCCCGTGATGGACGTTTCCTACTTGCAGTTAACGCAGGCAGCAATAGTATTAGTAGTTTCATCATCACCGACAGCGGAGCACCCGTTCTCGTGGATATGAAGCCATCAGGAGGTGCTCAGCCCAATAGCGTAGATGTGTTTGGTAATCTTGTCTATGTTTCCAATGTAGGTAATGCCGCTAACAATTTTGCCTCCAATATCACTGGTTTTCGTATAGATACTAACGGACGCCTTACCCCTATTCCCAAATCCACCCATTCTCTCAGCACCTTCAATGCACAGCCGGCGCAGGTTCTCTTCACTCCAGATGGCAGTAAAATTCTTGTCTCCGAGCTTACATCAAACCATCTCAGTATATTCCATGTAAATAAAAATAGTACGATTACAGGACCAATCGTTAATGATTCTTATGGTCAAGGACCATTGGGCGCCTATTTTCTATCGTCTGGAATCCTCTTAGTTACAGAAGCAGTTTCAAATGCGCTGTCCTCTTATTCATTGACTAACGATGGTATCCTTCATGTGATCAGCGGCTCTGTACCAAACGGATATAAGACTGCTTGTTGGGTTGTAACAACGAGGGATGAACGTTTTGCCTACACTACCAACACCTTAAGCGGTACCATTTCCACCTACCGAATCGATCCCAATGGAGCACTGTCGGTGGTAAGGCATATTACCAGTACACCGTCAGGTACGGTACCAGGTCTGCCGATAGATGCTGGAGTGAGTAAAGATGGACGGCATTTTTACACCCTTAACGGAAATCAGGGCACGGTCTCAGTATTTAATATCCAAGATGATGGTAGTCTTGTCAGATTGCAGGTTGCTGTATGGACCGACTTTCCGTATTTTGGATCGCAAGGTTTAGCTGTTCTTTGA